CCTCTTCAGTCGTCTTGTCTCCGGAATTGTCAACATAGTAGACATCGTCGCCCGCCCCGCCGATCAGCGTGTCGGCGCCTGTTCCACCGATCAGCACGTCGCCGCCGCCCCGCCCCTGAAGCAGGTCATCCCCGCCGAGGCCGTCCAAGGTGTTGGCTCCGCCGTCACCGCTCAGCTGGTCGACAAAGGAAGAGCCGGTGAGGTTCTCTATGCTGATGAAGCTATCGCGATCGGTTCCGATGCCCGTCTCGCTCAAGCCGAAATGCTGCTCCAGCGCGTCCAGCCAGTACGAAGCAATTTTCTCGTAGCCTCCGGCCGTCGGGTGCAATCCGCTATCTTGCGGCGGCGCCGTTATGTCATCGGGCGTCAGGCCGCGCATATCGACGAAAACCACCTTGCGCCCCTGTGCGGCCAGTTCTTCGATGAGCTCAGGCATTGCGTCGTTATAAGCGTCGACCCGGTCGGCCCGCTCCTGCGACTGCTGGCCGACGCGAACCGGAGGCAAGGAACCGACGAAGACCGTCGAGCTGGAGTTTTGAGACGTAAGGCTGAGCAACAGATCGCGCAGATCCTGTAGCATCGTCTGCACGCTGTCGGTCGAGCTGTCATTGGTGCCGGCGATAAGCAGCACGGCATCCGGCCGGGTCGCTGCCAGGACGCTTGCATCGATGCTATTCAACTGGTTGAGCGTCCAATTGCGATGTCCTTCGTGATCACGGTCTTCCATATCAGCGGGACCGTTGGACAGCGAACCGACGAGGTCGATCTGGACGTTGAGGGCATGCAGTCGATCTAGCATGAATTTGCGATATCCACCGCTCTCGGTATTGGTGGTGCTGCCGATCACGCCGTAAGTGATGGAATCGCCAAAAGGCAATATCGCGAGCAATTTATAGGCGTGCCCGGATTCGAGATCGGCAATGACCCCGTGCGAGGACCGGCTGTAGCTTGCGGTGTCCACTCCCCCGCCGCCATCGAACGTGTTCCGCCGATTATCGTCATAGAACACATCGGGGCCAGAACCCCCGACAATCGCGCTTTCTGCCATGGGTATCTCCTCTCAAGCAGCGCAGCCTCAAACTTCAGTGTGGCAAAGTCCTACGAGGTGCCGGGAAGCAGTTCAGGCCGGCTTCCGGCTCCTGCTCTTCAACGCGTTGCGGCCTTGTTCGCCGAGCGTTGCCCGGCAGATCAATTCAGCATTGTACGCCGCCTGCTGGCGGCCCATTGCTAGTCGTATAAGGAAATATGAATACAGCTTATCAGAGAATTTTCGCGTGGCAAGATAAAATCATGAGGCGAAATAATCACATTTCAGCGCTGGAGTGGGCGCGGATGATATCGCAGGCGTCAGGCATCTGCCGATCGTAGTTGCATATTGCAGCGCCAGGTTCGGTAAGAGGATAGCGATCCTCGCGCACGCTTCGGGTAGCCCGGAGTCTTCGGTTCCTTGGATTTTTCAAGTAACCGATATCGGGTCCACCGACTGTCACCGCTCTTGACGAGGCGAGCCGAGAAACATCACCCTCAAAGCGTCCGGGTTCGACCGAATGTCCGAAGCAGTAGGTTGATCGAGACAGCGACCTTGTCAATGTCACGAACGTCCTGGGAGTAACGCCCGGTATAAAGCTTGACGATCATCTTATCGCGGGCCGACCCGGTAAGATCGAAATGGAGGTGCAGGTAGAAGGCCTCCTTGTCGCCATGGCGAGCAACGCTCCTTCGTCTTTGAGTGACCATCCTTAGTTCCGTTTTGAAGGGTGAAAAACCCTCGAGCGACAGCGTGACATCGGCAGATGCAAAGCGCGTCTTTGTCGGCACGGCAACGACTGCCTTGTCGAGCGCCAGACTGACCATGCGGCCGGGAACGCCGTCGACGTGAACCTCTTCATCAAGCTTGAACGCATTGAAGAGCCGTCGCGGTTTTTCGAAGCAGATCAAGGACGCGATAGCGAGAACGACAATGTTGATGCCCGACCAACAAGCCGCAATCGGCGAGAATTGCGCATCGACAGGGGAGGTCTCAGGCACAATATTGATGACAAGACCGATGGCCGTCGCCAAGATCAACACTGCTATCCAGGCAAAGCTGTATCCATCAAATCCGATCGCCTCGTTGCCGCTGCCCTTCGGGGTCACCCTGAACGGTTTGCCGAAGGGACGCACCACACTGGAAATAACGGTTGGCAACATCCGAAACGTCGCAAAAGCTCCGACGGCACTCGATACGACGGGCAAATACCGCGTCGGTGTTATCCAGAGCATCAAAAGGAAATACGCCGTCAGCAACGGGATCTGATTGGAGATATAATCCACAGTGTTGGTGAAGTAGAGCGGCAGCAAGCCGAACCAGAGATATATGATCGGGATGAGCAATATCGTAAAGCGCACCAGATACTGCACCAACCACGACAGCGGAAGGAACATGATGCGTTGAAAAAGTGACAGACCAGGGCCGCGCAGCGGGCCGTTGTGAAGATAGAGTGTTTGAATTCCCCCCCGACACCAGCGCTCACGCTGTACGAAATAGCCAGTCAAATTCTCAGCGGCCAATCCCATCGACAGGCGCTCATTCAGGTAACCGGTCTTGTAACCCTTGTTGAGCATGGAAAGGGTGGTCAACAAATCCTCTGTGATGGATTCCGTCGGAAACCCCCCAATCGCATCGATCGCCTTGCGTCGCGCGATCGAGCATGACCCACAGCAGAAACTGACGTCCCAGATATCTCGGCTCGGCGCAATTTCGTCAAAAAACAAACGCTGCTCGTCCGGCCAGATATTTTCGAGACCGAGATTTGTCTGCACTGGATCGGTATTGAAGAAATGCTGCGGCGTTTGAACGATGCCGATGGTTGCATCGGAAAAGAAGGGAAGCGTGCGGCGCAGGAAGTGACGATAGGGCACGAAGTCAGCATCGAATATCGCGATGAAGTCGCCGGAGCTGACCTTCAGACCGTTGTTCATGTTTCCGGCTTTGGCATGGCTGTTGTCGGGCCGTGTGACGTGGATTGCTCCCCTCTCCTTGCAGTACGCCTTAAGCCAATCACGACGCTGATCGTCGAGCACGTAGACATTCAGCTTGTGTTGCGGATAATCGAGCGCAAGCGCCCCTATAATCGTCCTTTCCAGGACGTCGAGCGGCTCGTTGTAGGTAGGAATGAACACATCCACCGTGGGTAATTGTTCCTCGTCACCTCTAAAGAAGTCTCGCGCGAGCCTGTCCGCTTCTGCGCTCCGGTCCACGTATCGACTCATCAAGACCAGGAAGAGGACGACTTCAAAGAACGCGAGAATTTCGACGATGAACAGAAACCAGACCCAGTAGAAGTTAGGGCCATCGTTGGGATAAGGAAGTACCGTTTCGAATAACCGCCAGAGTATATAGCGCAATGCAACGGCGCCAACGACAGCGCATGTGATAGCGCGCGTCCAGCTGTGATTACGCGACCAGTTGAAAGGCCCAAGCAAAAAGAACGCCAGAACCAAAAACGTCGGCGCCAGTGCTATGAGATACTGAACCACAGCCCTTCCACCCAGTTCCATATGCGGATGTTAGGTTTGGGCAGGCGCACCTGAACAGAACGCCCCACCTGGCAAAAGTTTGCAAAATCCGTGTTGAGAGCGGAGGGGGCCAGGCCCACGCGGATTCGATCGTTGCGTTTGGTTGTTTCGGGCTGATTGGCTGCCAGTGTATCCTTCTCGGCGACCGCAGCGCTGC
This Rhizobium sullae DNA region includes the following protein-coding sequences:
- a CDS encoding glycosyltransferase, translated to MVQYLIALAPTFLVLAFFLLGPFNWSRNHSWTRAITCAVVGAVALRYILWRLFETVLPYPNDGPNFYWVWFLFIVEILAFFEVVLFLVLMSRYVDRSAEADRLARDFFRGDEEQLPTVDVFIPTYNEPLDVLERTIIGALALDYPQHKLNVYVLDDQRRDWLKAYCKERGAIHVTRPDNSHAKAGNMNNGLKVSSGDFIAIFDADFVPYRHFLRRTLPFFSDATIGIVQTPQHFFNTDPVQTNLGLENIWPDEQRLFFDEIAPSRDIWDVSFCCGSCSIARRKAIDAIGGFPTESITEDLLTTLSMLNKGYKTGYLNERLSMGLAAENLTGYFVQRERWCRGGIQTLYLHNGPLRGPGLSLFQRIMFLPLSWLVQYLVRFTILLIPIIYLWFGLLPLYFTNTVDYISNQIPLLTAYFLLMLWITPTRYLPVVSSAVGAFATFRMLPTVISSVVRPFGKPFRVTPKGSGNEAIGFDGYSFAWIAVLILATAIGLVINIVPETSPVDAQFSPIAACWSGINIVVLAIASLICFEKPRRLFNAFKLDEEVHVDGVPGRMVSLALDKAVVAVPTKTRFASADVTLSLEGFSPFKTELRMVTQRRRSVARHGDKEAFYLHLHFDLTGSARDKMIVKLYTGRYSQDVRDIDKVAVSINLLLRTFGRTRTL